A single genomic interval of Granulicella tundricola MP5ACTX9 harbors:
- the rnpA gene encoding ribonuclease P protein component translates to MPTPTPNALLRLRKHADYQRVYTSSRKQFSKQMSFFFSIRPEGRRSDTPGPRVGLTVGKVLGKAVDRNRIKRRLRECVRHHAQTLTHPVDVILHPRRTVLELESGHLEREIAQIFRTIQTTLNKAALQ, encoded by the coding sequence ATGCCCACCCCCACCCCCAACGCGCTCCTCCGCCTGCGCAAGCACGCCGACTATCAGCGCGTATACACCTCATCCCGCAAGCAATTCTCCAAACAGATGAGCTTCTTCTTCTCCATCCGCCCGGAAGGAAGACGCTCCGACACCCCAGGCCCCCGCGTCGGTCTCACCGTCGGCAAGGTCCTCGGCAAAGCCGTCGATCGCAACCGCATCAAGCGCCGCCTCCGCGAGTGCGTCCGTCACCATGCCCAGACCCTCACCCACCCGGTCGACGTCATCCTCCACCCCCGCCGCACCGTCCTCGAACTCGAATCCGGCCACCTCGAACGCGAGATCGCCCAGATCTTCCGCACCATCCAGACCACCCTCAACAAAGCCGCACTCCAGTAG
- the yidD gene encoding membrane protein insertion efficiency factor YidD, giving the protein MAGIRDTLLRAVFTLYKAVVSPILHSVGVSRCIYLPTCSEYAYIAISRHGLLRGTALAAARIARCNPMSKGGLDPVPD; this is encoded by the coding sequence ATGGCAGGCATACGAGACACCCTCCTCCGCGCCGTCTTCACCCTCTACAAGGCAGTAGTCTCCCCCATCCTGCACTCCGTCGGCGTCTCCCGCTGCATCTATCTCCCCACCTGCTCGGAGTACGCCTACATCGCCATAAGCCGCCACGGCCTCCTCCGCGGCACCGCCCTGGCCGCCGCCCGCATCGCCCGCTGCAACCCCATGTCAAAAGGCGGCCTCGACCCCGTCCCGGACTAA